One window from the genome of Oryza glaberrima chromosome 3, OglaRS2, whole genome shotgun sequence encodes:
- the LOC127766693 gene encoding poly(ADP-ribose) glycohydrolase 1-like isoform X1 — MEARGDLRSILPYLPVVLRGGALFWPPAAQEALKALALGPDVSRVSSGDVLADALTDLRLALNLDPLPRRAAEGFALFFDDLLSRAQARDWFDHVAPSLARLLLRLPTLLEGHYRAAGDEARGLRILSSQYAGLVLLSQELAAALLACALFCLFPTADRAEACLPAINFDSLFAALCYNSRQSQEQKVRCLVHYFDRVTASTPTGSVSFERKVLPHHPESDGITYPDMDTWMKSGVPLCTFRVFSSGLIEDEEQEALEVDFANRYLGGGALSRGCVQEEIRFMINPELIVGMLFMVSMEDNEAIEIVGAERFSQYMGYGSSFRFTGDYLDSKPFDAMGRRKTRIVAIDALDCPTRLQFESSGLLREVNKAFCGFLDQSNHQLCAKLVQDLNTKDNCPSVIPDECIGVSTGNWGCGAFGGNPEIKSMIQWIAASQALRSFINYYTFESESLKRLEEVTQWILRHRWTVGELWDMLVEYSSQRLRGDTNEGFLTWLLPKDIPNGDVDYMCE, encoded by the exons ATGGAGGCGCGCGGCGACCTGCGCTCGATCCTGCCCTACCTCCCCGTCgtgctccgcggcggcgcgctcttctggccgccggcggcgcaggaggcgCTCAAGGCGCTGGCGCTGGGCCCCGACGTGAGCCGCGTCTCCTCCGGCGACGTCCTCGCCGACGCCCTCACCGACCTCCGCCTCGCGCTCAACCTCGACCCactcccgcgccgcgccgccgagggcTTCGCGCTCTTCTTCGACGACCTCCTGTCGCGGGCGCAGGCGCGGGACTGGTTCGACCACGTCGCCCCCTCCctcgcccgcctcctcctccgcctccccacgCTGCTCGAGGGCCActaccgcgccgccggcgacgaggctcGCGGGCTCCGCATCCTGAGCTCGCAGTATGCCGGGCTTGTGCTCCTCAGccaggagctcgccgccgcgctgctcgcctGCGCGCTCTTCTGCCTGTTCCCCACCGCCGATAGGGCCGAGGCGTGCCTCCCGGCGATCAATTTCGATAGCCTATTTGC GGCACTGTGTTATAATTCGAGGCAAAGCCAGGAGCAGAAGGTGAGGTGCCTTGTTCACTATTTTGACAGGGTGACCGCTTCTACACCTACTGGTTCCGTTTCGTTTGAGCGTAAGGTTCTTCCTCACCATCCTGAATCCGATGGCATTACGTACCCTGACATGGATACTTGGATGAAATCTGGTGTTCCCCTTTGCACATTCCGG GTATTTTCCTCAGGCTTGATAGAAGATGAGGAACAAGAAGCCCTTGAAGTTGACTTTGCAAATAGATATTTGGGAGGTGGCGCACTTTCCAGAGGCTGCGTGCAG GAAGAAATCCGGTTCATGATAAACCCAGAATTGATCGTGGGCATGCTCTTCATGGTTTCAATGGAAGATAATGAAGCTATAGAAATTGTTGGTGCAGAAAGGTTCTCACAGTACATGGG GTATGGTTCCTCATTCCGTTTTACTGGTGACTACTTAGATAGCAAACCCTTTGATGCGATGGGTAGACGGAAAACTAGGATAGTGGCAATTGATGCTTTGGACTGTCCAACTAGGTTACAGTTTGAATCTAGTGGTCTTCTAAG GGAAGTGAACAAGGCTTTTTGTGGatttttggatcaatcaaatcaTCAGCTCTGTGCAAAGCTTGTCCAG GATTTAAATACAAAGGATAACTGTCCAAGTGTCATTCCTGATGAATGCATAGGAGTTTCAACTGGAAACTGGGGTTGCGGGGCTTTTGGTGGAAACCCTGAAATCAAGAGCATGATTCAATGGATTGCTGCATCACAG GCACTCCGATCTTTTATTAACTACTACACTTTTGAGTCCGAATCACTGAAAAGATTAGAAGAG GTGACCCAGTGGATATTGCGCCATAGGTGGACGGTTGGCGAGTTGTGGGACATGCTTGTGGAGTATTCATCCCAGAGGCTAAGAGGAGACACCAATGAGGGCTTTTTAACATGGCTACTTCCCAAGGACATCCCCAATGGTGATGTAGATTACATGTGTGAATAG
- the LOC127766693 gene encoding poly(ADP-ribose) glycohydrolase 1-like isoform X2, whose protein sequence is MEARGDLRSILPYLPVVLRGGALFWPPAAQEALKALALGPDVSRVSSGDVLADALTDLRLALNLDPLPRRAAEGFALFFDDLLSRAQARDWFDHVAPSLARLLLRLPTLLEGHYRAAGDEARGLRILSSQYAGLVLLSQELAAALLACALFCLFPTADRAEACLPAINFDSLFAALCYNSRQSQEQKVRCLVHYFDRVTASTPTGSVSFERKVFSSGLIEDEEQEALEVDFANRYLGGGALSRGCVQEEIRFMINPELIVGMLFMVSMEDNEAIEIVGAERFSQYMGYGSSFRFTGDYLDSKPFDAMGRRKTRIVAIDALDCPTRLQFESSGLLREVNKAFCGFLDQSNHQLCAKLVQDLNTKDNCPSVIPDECIGVSTGNWGCGAFGGNPEIKSMIQWIAASQALRSFINYYTFESESLKRLEEVTQWILRHRWTVGELWDMLVEYSSQRLRGDTNEGFLTWLLPKDIPNGDVDYMCE, encoded by the exons ATGGAGGCGCGCGGCGACCTGCGCTCGATCCTGCCCTACCTCCCCGTCgtgctccgcggcggcgcgctcttctggccgccggcggcgcaggaggcgCTCAAGGCGCTGGCGCTGGGCCCCGACGTGAGCCGCGTCTCCTCCGGCGACGTCCTCGCCGACGCCCTCACCGACCTCCGCCTCGCGCTCAACCTCGACCCactcccgcgccgcgccgccgagggcTTCGCGCTCTTCTTCGACGACCTCCTGTCGCGGGCGCAGGCGCGGGACTGGTTCGACCACGTCGCCCCCTCCctcgcccgcctcctcctccgcctccccacgCTGCTCGAGGGCCActaccgcgccgccggcgacgaggctcGCGGGCTCCGCATCCTGAGCTCGCAGTATGCCGGGCTTGTGCTCCTCAGccaggagctcgccgccgcgctgctcgcctGCGCGCTCTTCTGCCTGTTCCCCACCGCCGATAGGGCCGAGGCGTGCCTCCCGGCGATCAATTTCGATAGCCTATTTGC GGCACTGTGTTATAATTCGAGGCAAAGCCAGGAGCAGAAGGTGAGGTGCCTTGTTCACTATTTTGACAGGGTGACCGCTTCTACACCTACTGGTTCCGTTTCGTTTGAGCGTAAG GTATTTTCCTCAGGCTTGATAGAAGATGAGGAACAAGAAGCCCTTGAAGTTGACTTTGCAAATAGATATTTGGGAGGTGGCGCACTTTCCAGAGGCTGCGTGCAG GAAGAAATCCGGTTCATGATAAACCCAGAATTGATCGTGGGCATGCTCTTCATGGTTTCAATGGAAGATAATGAAGCTATAGAAATTGTTGGTGCAGAAAGGTTCTCACAGTACATGGG GTATGGTTCCTCATTCCGTTTTACTGGTGACTACTTAGATAGCAAACCCTTTGATGCGATGGGTAGACGGAAAACTAGGATAGTGGCAATTGATGCTTTGGACTGTCCAACTAGGTTACAGTTTGAATCTAGTGGTCTTCTAAG GGAAGTGAACAAGGCTTTTTGTGGatttttggatcaatcaaatcaTCAGCTCTGTGCAAAGCTTGTCCAG GATTTAAATACAAAGGATAACTGTCCAAGTGTCATTCCTGATGAATGCATAGGAGTTTCAACTGGAAACTGGGGTTGCGGGGCTTTTGGTGGAAACCCTGAAATCAAGAGCATGATTCAATGGATTGCTGCATCACAG GCACTCCGATCTTTTATTAACTACTACACTTTTGAGTCCGAATCACTGAAAAGATTAGAAGAG GTGACCCAGTGGATATTGCGCCATAGGTGGACGGTTGGCGAGTTGTGGGACATGCTTGTGGAGTATTCATCCCAGAGGCTAAGAGGAGACACCAATGAGGGCTTTTTAACATGGCTACTTCCCAAGGACATCCCCAATGGTGATGTAGATTACATGTGTGAATAG
- the LOC127766692 gene encoding putative pentatricopeptide repeat-containing protein At3g01580 isoform X1, whose amino-acid sequence MAALPPTPRPRVLAAAPCHVPSRRRRRVCDGLCSAVAADNGCAESPDVVLECKRLNRLVKSGRLADALDLFDRMPRKNVVAWTSVMSGCTRNGRPEAALAMFADMVESGVAPNDFACNAALVACADLGALRAGEQVHSLAVRAGFAGDAWIGSCLIEMYSRCGSLPAAKEVFDRMDSPDVVGYTSLISAFCRNGEFELAAEALIQMMKQGLKPNEHTMTTILTACPRVLGQQIHGYLIKKIGLRSQSVYSSTALIDFYSRNGEFKLAKAVFDSLHCKNVVSWCSMMQLYIRDGRLEEALQVFGDMISEGVDPNEFALSIVLGACGSIGLGRQLHCSAIKHDLITDIRVSNALLSMYGRTGLVEELEAMLNKIENPDLVSWTTAISANFQNGFGEKAIALLCQMHSEGFTPNDYAFSSVLSSCADVASLDQGMQFHCLALKLGCDSEICTRNALINMYSKCGQMGSARLAFDVMHTHDVTSWNSLIHGYAQHGDANKALEVFSKMRSNGVKPDDSTFLGVLMGCNHSGMVEEGELFFRLMIDQYSFTPAPSHYACMIDMLGRNGRFDEALRMINDMPFEPDALIWKTLLASCKLHRNLDIGKLAADRLMELSDRDSASYVLMSNIYAMHGEWEDARKVRRRMDETGVKKDAGCSWIEINNEVHTFASRDMSHPNSDSIYQMLGELVAVMQDFDELEPFDVHIC is encoded by the coding sequence ATGGCCGCGCTCCCGCCCACGCCTCGGCCTCGggtcctcgcggcggcgccgtgccacgtgccttcgcgccgccgccgccgcgtgtgcGATGGGCTAtgctcggcggtggcggcggataaTGGCTGCGCCGAGTCACCGGATGTCGTTCTCGAGTGCAAGCGGCTGAACAGGCTCGTGAAGTCCGGGAGGCTGGCGGATGCTCTCGACCTGTTCGACCGAATGCCGAGGAAGAACGTCGTCGCATGGACCTCGGTCATGTCCGGGTGCACGCGCAACGGGCGCCCCGAGGCGGCCCTGGCGATGTTCGCGGACATGGTGGAGTCCGGCGTCGCGCCGAACGACTTCGCGTGCAACGCGGCGCTGGTGGCGTGCGCCGACCTTGGCGCGCTCCGCGCCGGGGAGCAGGTGCATTCGCTCGCCGTTCGGGCGGGGTTCGCCGGCGACGCGTGGATTGGGAGCTGCTTGATCGAGATGTACTCGCGGTGTGGCTCCTTGCCGGCGGCCAAGGAAGTGTTCGACCGGATGGATTCACCTGACGTGGTTGGGTACACTTCGCTCATCTCGGCATTCTGCCGGAACGGCGAGTTTGAGCTAGCGGCGGAGGCTTTGATCCAGATGATGAAGCAGGGATTGAAGCCAAATGAGCACACAATGACAACCATTTTGACGGCATGCCCAAGGGTTCTCGGTCAGCAGATACATGGGTATTTGATCAAGAAAATTGGTTTGCGGTCGCAGAGCGTCTACTCGTCGACTGCACTGATCGATTTCTATTCGAGAAACGGTGAGTTCAAACTGGCAAAGGCGGTTTTTGACAGTCTCCACTGCAAGAACGTGGTTTCATGGTGCTCCATGATGCAGCTGTACATCAGAGATGGAAGGCTGGAAGAGGCATTGCAAGTGTTCGGTGATATGATTTCAGAGGGTGTTGATCCTAACGAGTTTGCACTATCAATTGTTCTTGGAGCTTGTGGATCCATTGGTCTGGGGCGTCAACTGCACTGCTCAGCAATCAAGCACGATTTAATCACAGATATCCGGGTGTCGAATGCTCTACTGTCAATGTATGGTAGAACTGGTCTTGTTGAAGAACTGGAGGCCATGCTCAACAAGATTGAAAATCCTGATCTTGTTAGCTGGACCACTGCTATTTCTGCAAACTTCCAAAATGGTTTTGGTGAGAAGGCCATAGCATTGCTTTGTCAGATGCATTCAGAAGGATTCACACCAAATGACTACGCCTTCTCCAGTGTGCTGAGTTCTTGTGCAGACGTGGCATCTCTGGATCAAGGAATGCAGTTCCATTGCCTGGCTCTGAAACTGGGATGTGACTCCGAAATCTGCACCAGAAACGCACTGATCAACATGTACTCCAAGTGTGGTCAGATGGGCTCTGCAAGGCTTGCATTTGATGTCATGCATACTCATGATGTTACATCTTGGAACTCGCTGATTCATGGCTACGCACAGCACGGTGATGCAAACAAGGCACTGGAGGTATTCAGCAAGATGCGTTCCAATGGTGTCAAGCCAGATGATTCGACATTTTTGGGAGTCTTAATGGGTTGCAATCACTCTGGTATGGTAGAGGAAGGAGAGCTGTTCTTCAGACTGATGATCGATCAGTACAGCTTCACGCCAGCACCTTCTCACTACGCTTGCATGATCGACATGCTGGGCCGAAACGGCAGATTCGACGAGGCACTGCGCATGATCAATGACATGCCCTTCGAGCCTGATGCCCTGATATGGAAGACGCTGCTGGCATCTTGCAAGCTGCACAGGAATCTGGACATAGGGAAGCTTGCTGCAGACAGGCTGATGGAGCTTTCAGACAGAGACTCCGCGAGCTACGTGCTGATGTCGAACATCTACGCCATGCACGGAGAATGGGAGGACGCCAggaaggtgaggaggaggatggacgAGACCGGCGTCAAGAAGGACGCCGGCTGCAGCTGGATTGAGATCAACAACGAGGTGCATACGTTTGCTTCAAGAGACATGTCTCACCCGAACTCTGATTCCATATATCAGATGCTAGGAGAGCTTGTTGCCGTGATGCAAGATTTTGACGAACTTGAACCGTTTGATGTACATATATGCTGA